A stretch of the Capsicum annuum cultivar UCD-10X-F1 chromosome 8, UCD10Xv1.1, whole genome shotgun sequence genome encodes the following:
- the LOC107840175 gene encoding cysteine-rich and transmembrane domain-containing protein WIH2-like isoform X1: MSYYDQPPPVGVPPPQGYPPKDASYGYPPQGYPPQGYPPQGYPQQGYPQQAQQGYPQQGYPPPPYGAPQYAAPPPQKNSSATSGILNGCLAAVCCCCLLDACF, from the exons ATGAGTTATTATGATCAACCTCCTCCCGTTGGTGTACCTCCCCCTCAAG GATATCCACCAAAAGATGCATCATATGGGTACCCTCCTCAAGGGTACCCTCCGCAAGGTTATCCTCCTCAAGGTTATCCTCAACAGGGTTATCCTCAGCAAGCCCAACAAGGTTATCCTCAGCAAGGTTATCCTCCTCCGCCATATGGTGCCCCTCAATACGCCGCTCCACCTCCTCAGAAGAACTCATCTGCAACGAGCGGCATCCTGAATGGCTG TTTGGCTGCGGTTTGTTGTTGCTGTCTTTTAGATGCATGCTTTTGA
- the LOC107840175 gene encoding cysteine-rich and transmembrane domain-containing protein WIH2-like isoform X2: MSYYDQPPPVGVPPPQGYPPKDASYGYPPQGYPPQGYPPQGYPQQGYPQQAQQGYPQQGYPPPPYGAPQYAAPPPQKNSSATSGILNG, encoded by the exons ATGAGTTATTATGATCAACCTCCTCCCGTTGGTGTACCTCCCCCTCAAG GATATCCACCAAAAGATGCATCATATGGGTACCCTCCTCAAGGGTACCCTCCGCAAGGTTATCCTCCTCAAGGTTATCCTCAACAGGGTTATCCTCAGCAAGCCCAACAAGGTTATCCTCAGCAAGGTTATCCTCCTCCGCCATATGGTGCCCCTCAATACGCCGCTCCACCTCCTCAGAAGAACTCATCTGCAACGAGCGGCATCCTGAATGGCTG A
- the LOC107857117 gene encoding telomere repeat-binding factor 1 isoform X2 yields MGAPKQKWTPDEEAALKAGVHKYGPGKWRTILKDPEFSKVLSSRSNVDLKDKWRNMGVIANGWGSREKARLALKRMNQARKQDESSLAVITEAKSDEKMAEARLATTSIGSPQIGGSKRSIIRLDNLIMEAISNLKESGGSNKTSIATYIEDQYWAPPNFKRLLSAKLKYLTATGRLTKVKRKYRIATIPVLSDKRRIPSIQLLESRQRISATVDQDDLKMLIKAQVDLELTKMRSMTPQEAAAAAAQAVAEAEVSMAEAEDAARKADAAEAYAEAAQALAEAAMKALKERSSPRIMIHA; encoded by the exons ATGGGTGCACCTAAACAGAAGTGGACTCCAGACGAAGAAGCTGCTCTTAAAGCTGGGGTCCATAAGTATGGACCAGGCAAATGGCGGACAATCCTCAAGGACCCAGAATTTAGCAAAGTGTTGTCCTCGCGTTCAAATGTAGATCTAAAG GACAAGTGGAGGAACATGGGTGTGATTGCAAACGGGTGGGGTTCTAGAGAGAAAGCAAGGTTGGCTCTCAAAAGAATGAATCAAGCCCGTAAACAGGATGAGAGTTCTTTAGCTGTCATTACTGAGGCTAAAAGTGATGAGAAAATGGCTGAAGCAAGGCTAGCTACTACTTCAATTGGTTCTCCACAGATTGGTGGGTCAAAAAGATCTATCATAAG ATTGGATAATCTTATAATGGAGGCTATAAGCAACTTGAAGGAGTCAGGTGGTTCCAACAAGACTAGTATAGCAACATACATAGAG GATCAATATTGGGCACCTCCAAACTTTAAAAGGCTGCTTTCAGCGAAACTGAAGTACTTAACTGCAACTGGGAGACTTACCAAG GTGAAGCGGAAGTATAGAATAGCAACAATACCTGTATTATCGGACAAAAGAAGAATCCCTTCCATTCAGCTGTTGGAAAGCAGGCAGAGGATCTCCGCTACAGTTGATCAGGATGATTTAAAGATGCTCATTAAGGCTCAAGTAGATTTAGAGTTAACTAAGATGAGGAGTATGACACCTCAAGAGGCAGCAGCAGCGGCTGCACAAGCTGTTGCAGAAGCAGAAGTATCCATGGCAGAAGCTGAGGACGCTGCTAGAAAGGCTGATGCTGCTGAGGCTTATGCCGAAGCTGCACAAGCCTTAGCAGAAGCTGCAATGAAGGCTCTAAAAGAGAGAAGCAGCCCAAGGATT ATGATACACGCTTGA
- the LOC107857117 gene encoding telomere repeat-binding factor 1 isoform X1, which yields MGAPKQKWTPDEEAALKAGVHKYGPGKWRTILKDPEFSKVLSSRSNVDLKDKWRNMGVIANGWGSREKARLALKRMNQARKQDESSLAVITEAKSDEKMAEARLATTSIGSPQIGGSKRSIIRLDNLIMEAISNLKESGGSNKTSIATYIEVLIFLLSLMSKSLACRAISNILNCVFYWCFLLIQDQYWAPPNFKRLLSAKLKYLTATGRLTKVKRKYRIATIPVLSDKRRIPSIQLLESRQRISATVDQDDLKMLIKAQVDLELTKMRSMTPQEAAAAAAQAVAEAEVSMAEAEDAARKADAAEAYAEAAQALAEAAMKALKERSSPRIMIHA from the exons ATGGGTGCACCTAAACAGAAGTGGACTCCAGACGAAGAAGCTGCTCTTAAAGCTGGGGTCCATAAGTATGGACCAGGCAAATGGCGGACAATCCTCAAGGACCCAGAATTTAGCAAAGTGTTGTCCTCGCGTTCAAATGTAGATCTAAAG GACAAGTGGAGGAACATGGGTGTGATTGCAAACGGGTGGGGTTCTAGAGAGAAAGCAAGGTTGGCTCTCAAAAGAATGAATCAAGCCCGTAAACAGGATGAGAGTTCTTTAGCTGTCATTACTGAGGCTAAAAGTGATGAGAAAATGGCTGAAGCAAGGCTAGCTACTACTTCAATTGGTTCTCCACAGATTGGTGGGTCAAAAAGATCTATCATAAG ATTGGATAATCTTATAATGGAGGCTATAAGCAACTTGAAGGAGTCAGGTGGTTCCAACAAGACTAGTATAGCAACATACATAGAGGTACTCATCTTCTTGTTGAGCTTAATGTCCAAAAG TCTTGCTTGTCGTGCCATCAGTAACATTCTGAATTGTGTTTTCTATTGGTGCTTCTTGCTAATTCAA GATCAATATTGGGCACCTCCAAACTTTAAAAGGCTGCTTTCAGCGAAACTGAAGTACTTAACTGCAACTGGGAGACTTACCAAG GTGAAGCGGAAGTATAGAATAGCAACAATACCTGTATTATCGGACAAAAGAAGAATCCCTTCCATTCAGCTGTTGGAAAGCAGGCAGAGGATCTCCGCTACAGTTGATCAGGATGATTTAAAGATGCTCATTAAGGCTCAAGTAGATTTAGAGTTAACTAAGATGAGGAGTATGACACCTCAAGAGGCAGCAGCAGCGGCTGCACAAGCTGTTGCAGAAGCAGAAGTATCCATGGCAGAAGCTGAGGACGCTGCTAGAAAGGCTGATGCTGCTGAGGCTTATGCCGAAGCTGCACAAGCCTTAGCAGAAGCTGCAATGAAGGCTCTAAAAGAGAGAAGCAGCCCAAGGATT ATGATACACGCTTGA